AGATCCGTGAGCATGACATGGCGATTTTCCGCGAGTTGATCAACCGCCAGCTGCTGGACGCCGTCATGCCGGCCCACGTCATCTATACTGAAGCGGATCCGCGTCCGGCCAGTGGCTCGCCTTACTGGCTGCAGCAGATCCTGCGTCAGGAGTTGGGCTTCGACGGCGTGATTTTCTCCGACGATCTGTCGATGGAAGGCGCCGCCATCATGGGCAGCTACGCCGAGCGTGGTCAGGCCGCGCTGGACGCCGGTTGCGACATGATCCTGGTGTGCAATAACCGCGCCGGTGCGGTCAGCGTGTTGGATAACCTGTCCCCGGTCAAAGCAGAGAAGGTGAAGCGGTTATATCATCGCGGTCAGTTCACCCGTCAGGAACTGCGCGACTCTGAGCGCTGGCAGCAGGCGCACAAGGCGCTCAGCGCGCTGAGCGAACGCTGGGAGGAGCACAAGCAGCGTTCGCAAGGGTGAATCCAGGCGCCGCATTGCGGCGCAGAGCGGAAATGATGAGGGCCGCGCCTGCGGCCCTTGGCTTGTTGCGAGGATCCACATGATTATCTATTTGCACGGCTTCGATTCCACCAGTCCCGGCAATCATGAAAAGGTGTTACAGCTGCAGTTTATCGATCCGGACGTGCGCTTTATCAGCTACAGCACGCTGCATCCGCGTCACGACATGCAGCATCTGTTGAAAGAGGTGGACAAGGCGGTGCAGCAGGGCGGCGATGCGCATCCGTTGATCTGCGGGGTCGGCCTCGGCGGCTTCTGGGCGGAGCGCATCGGCTTCCTGTGCGGCATTCGCCAGGCGATGTTCAACCCCAATCTGTACCCGGAAGAGCACATGCACGGCAAGATAGACCGGCCGGAAGAGTATCGCGATATCGCCACCAAGTGCGTGGAGGATTTCCGCGAGAAGAACCGCGACCGCTGTCTGGTGGTGCTGTCGCGGCACGACGAGGTGCTGGATAACCGGCGCAGCGCCGAATTGCTGCATCACTACTACGAGATCGTGTGGGATGAACAGCAGACGCACAAGTTCAAAAACATCTCACCCCATCTGCAGCGGATCAAGGCGTTCAAAGCGCTGGGTTAACAGTTTCATAACGCTGCCGCGAGCCGCGCCCACCGTTTGCTACCGACGGGAAGTGCGGCTTTTTTGTACGCCAGGGTGAAGTTTTTCGCGGCAATCGGCAAAATTTAAAACTGTGACTCAGCGCTAACTATTTGAATCACAATCCCCAAAAAATCCCCTCGTCCAGCCTTTAACCGAAAAAATTTGATGTACGTCAATTTTGGTATGACCAAATAACCTTGCATGTTATTCTGGCCTCAGAGAGCCGATTTATTTTAAGCGAACCCTATGTATTCTAAGGATATTATTTATTTACCCTGGGATAACAAATGGTTCACATTTAGGGGGTTATTTTGACAACGCCAAAGAAGAAAATCGTTATTGTTGGCGGCGGCGCCGGTGGCTTGGAGCTGGCGACCAGCCTGGGCCATAAGCTTGGCCGCAAGAACAAAGCGGAGATCACGCTGGTAGATCGCAACCACAGCCATTTGTGGAAACCGTTGCTGCACGAAGTGGCGACCGGTTCCCTCGATGACGGCGTGGATGCGCTCAGCTACCTGGCGCACGCGCGCAATCACCATTTCAGCTTCCAACTGGGGTCGTTGACCAATATCAATCGCGAAACCCAAACGCTGCAGCTGGCTCAGATCTGCGACGAACAGGGCGGCGAGCTGGTGCCGGCGCGCGAATTGCCGTACGACATCCTGGTGATGGCGCTGGGCAGCACCTCGAACGATTTCGGTACCCCGGGCGTGAAAGAGCACTGCATCTTCCTGGATAACCCGCATCAGGCGCGTCGTTTCCACAACGAAATGCTCAACCTGTTCCTGAAGTTCTCGGCGCAGCCGGGGCAAAAAGAGCGGGTCAACATCGCTATCGTCGGCGGCGGCGCCACCGGCGTTGAGCTGTCCGCCGAACTGCACAACGCGGTGAAGCAGCTGCACAGCTACGGTTTCGAAGGCCTGGATAACAGTGCATTGAACGTGACGCTGGTGGAAGCCGGCGAGCGCATTCTGCCGGCGCTGCCGCCGCGCATTTCCGCTGCGGCGCACCAGGAGCTGATCAAACTGGGCGTGCGCGTGCTGACCAACACCATGGTGACCAGCGCCGATGCCAAAGGCCTGAACACCAAGGGCGGCGAGTTCATCGACGCCGATCTGATGGTGTGGGCGGCCGGCATCAAGGCGCCGGACTTCATGAAAGATATTGGCGGCCTGGAAACCAACCGCATCAACCAACTGGTGGTGGAGCCGACGCTGCAGACTACGCGCGATCCGAACATCTTCGCCATCGGCGACTGCGCCTCTTGCCCGAAAGAGGGCGGCGGTTTCGTCCCACCGCGCGCCCAGTCGGCGCACCAGATGGCCTCGCGCTGCGCTACCAATATTCTGGCGCTGATGAACGGCCAGACGCTGAAGCCTTACGTGTATAAAGACCACGGCTCGCTGGTGTCTCTGTCGCGCTTCAGCACCGTCGGCAGCCTGATGGGCAACCTGATGCGCGGCTCGATGATGGTGGAAGGGCGCATCGCGCGCTTCGTTTACATCTCGCTGTACCGCATGCACCAGGTGGCGCTGCACGGCTACATCAAAACCGGCCTGATGATGCTGGTGGGCGGCATCAACCGGGTGATTCGCCCGCGTCTGAAAATGCACTGATCCTGCCTTTGTCGACCAACCCGCGCCGGTTCGCCCGCGCGGGTTTTTTTATGGCAGTGTGAGGCGATCGGCGGCGGTTGTTTGATTCTTCAGCATAAGCTGTCGCCGCCATGGGTAAAATTCTTAAGATTCCTCCTAAACAGCGGGAAAACGGCCGTTTTCCCGCATTTTTGGTCCCCTTGTCTTATTGCGAGGCCTCAGATCATTGTGCAGACTTTACCTCGTTTACAGACGGCGCGTCGCGCACGCCGTAAACCGGGATACCGCAAGCCGCCCATGCGCAAAATAATAAGCGCGGTGCAGCCGGTCACAGACCCCGGACAAAATGCGTGGTAACACTTTCAGGAGGTTTCCTGTGAACAAGTCAATGTTAGCCGGTGTTGGGATTGGTATCGCTGCCGCTCTGGGGATTGCCGCGGTAGCCAGCCTGGACGTCTTTTCTGCCGGTCCGCAGTACGCGCAGGTGCTCGCCGCAACGCCGATTAAAGAAACCATCAAAACGCCGCGTCAGGAATGCCGCAACGTCACCGTTACGCACCGTGCACCGGTGCAGGATGAAAACCGCATCGCCGGTTCTGTGCTGGGCGCAGTGGCGGGCGGCGTGATCGGCCACCAGTTCGGCGGCGGTCGCGGGCGCGACGTGGCGACCGTGGTCGGCGCGCTGGGCGGCGGCTATGCCGGTAACCAGGTGCAAGGGGCGATGCAGAACAACGACGTCACCACCAGCGTTCAGCAGCGTTGCAGAACGGTCTACGACAAATCCCAGAAAATGCTGGGCTATGACGTGACCTACAAGATCGGCAACCAGCAGGGCAAGATCCGCATGGATCACGATCCGGGCACGCAAATCCCGTTGGATAAAAACGGCCAACTGGTGCTGAACAGAGCCTGATCGCCACATTCGAATTAAGCCCGCGGGCAGTGTTAGTTCTGATCGTTTAACCCGGTTAAGCGAGCGGCGTTAACATTGACGCGGGTTTCTGTTTTCTGCCTGCCCAAAATTTGCGATCGTTCTAATGCCTGCGTGCGATATCACTGGGCAAAACTTCAAAAAAGCCCCCGCGTTTGTTATATTATTGTGCGATTAAGCGGTGTTATCGGCGCCAATCGCCGCACCGGTCAAACCCGAGTATTTCGTCTCGCAGAGATAACGACATGTTAGATTTTCGCTTTCCGACAGCGTTGCAAATGGTCCTTAGCGTCGCCGTAGCTGAGAAGCAGGGCATGCGTTCGACGAGCGCTACGCTCGCCGCCACTCTGGAAGACAATCCCAGCTTTATCCGCAAATTGATGGTTCCGCTGACCAAAGACGGCATCATCGTTTCCACCCTGGGCCGAAACGGCTCTATCCACCTCGGCCGCCCGGCGGAAGAGATCACCCTGCGGGACATCTATCTGGCGGTGATCGACGACAAGCGCATCTGGGCTTCCCGCCCTGAAGTGCCGGCCCGGTGCCTGGTGAGCGCCAACGCCTGCTGGTATTTCAAATCGGTGGTGAACGAAGCCGAGCAGGCTTCGCTCGCGGTGCTGGCGCGCCATACCGTGGCCGATTCGTTGGCCGAGCTGGAGCGGGGCGACAAGCGCGCCTGCGCGGAATACGCCGCCGCGCAAGAGGCAGAAGCCGCCGGTAAATAATGCCGGATGGAACGCATAAAAAAGGTCGGGCATTGCCCGACCTTTTTGCATGTAAAGACGATGATTACGCCGTCTGTGGCTGTGATCTACGCGCCACCAGACGCCGCAGGGTGACGTAGAACACCGGCGTCAGGAACAGCCCGAACAGGGTCACCCCCAACATGCCGGAGAACACCGTGATACCGGTGACGCCGCGCACCTCGGCGCCGGCGCCGTGGCCGAGGATCAGCGGGATGGTGCCGGCGATGAAGGCGATGGAGGTCATCACGATCGGCCGCAGTCGCAGGCGGCAAGCTTCCAGCGCCGCTTCGACGATGCCTTTGCCCTGCATTTCCAGCTCGCGGGCGAACTCGACGATCAGAATGGCGTTCTTACAGGCCAGCCCCATCAGGACGACCAACCCGACCTGCACGAACACGTTGTTGTCGCCGCCGGTCAGCCACACGCCGAACAGCGCCGACAGCATGGTCATCGGTACGATCAGGATCACCGCCAGCGGCAGCGTCCAGCTTTCGTACAGCGCCGCCAGCGCGAGGAACGCCAGCAGCACCGCCACCGGGAACACCACCAGCGCGGCGTTGCCCTGGGTCGATTGCTGGTAACTCAAATCGGTCCACTGGATGTTCATGCCGTTCGGCAGCAGCTTGCCGGCCATCTGCGTCAGCGCGCCCATCGCCTGGGTAGAGGAGAGCACGCGCGGATCGGCGTCGCCGATCAGGTCCGCCGCCGGGAAACCGTTATAGCGGATCACCGGATCCGGGCCGTAGGTGGTGCCGATGCTGACCATGCTGCCGATCGGCACCATTTCACCTTTGTCGTTGCGGGTGCGCAGGTTGGCGATGTCTTCCACGCTGTCGCGGAACTGGCCGTCGGCCTGCGCCATCACCTTCCAGGTGCGGCCGTAGCGGTTGAAGTCGTTGATGTAAGACGAACCGAGATAGGTCTGCAGCGTGCTGAACAGCGCATTGAGCGGCACGCCTTGCGCCTTGGCCTTGTCGCGATCGATTTTGGCGTCCAGCTGCGGCACGTTGGCCTGATACGAGGAGATCGGGAACCCCATCCCCGGCGTTTGCATAATGGCGCCGGACATCGTATTGATCGCCGTTTGCAGCGCGCCGTAACCCAGCCCGCCGCGATCCTGCACATACAGCGAATAGCCGGAGCCCTGGCCGATGCCGAGGATCGGCGGCGGCATGATTGAGAAGGCGAAGCCTTCCTGAATCTGTGAAATGCGCGCGTTGATCTCGGCGTTGATCTGCGCCGCAGTGCGGGTACGGGTGCTCAACGACTCCAGCGCGAAGAATACCGTGCCGGTATTCGGCGTATTGGTGAACTGCAGCGCGTTCAAGCCGGGGAAGGCCACCGCATCGGTGACGCCGTCCACGCTCAGACCGATGGCGCTCATCTTGCGGATCACCGCATCGGTGCGTTCCAGCGAGGCGCCTTCCGGCATTTTCACGCCGCCGATCAGGTACAGCTTGTCCTGCGTCGGGATAAAGCCGCCAGGCACGGTCTTGAACATCACGCCGGCGGCGGCCAGCAGCAGCAGATAGACGACGAACACCGCGCCGCGCCGCCCCAGCACGCGGGAGACACCGCGCTGGTAGCGTTGCGAACCGCTGGCGAAGAAGCGGTTGAACGGCCGGAACAGCCAGCCGAACAGCCGGTCGATCAGGCGCGAAGGCAAATCTTTCGGCGCACCGTGCGGTTTGAGCAAGCGCGCCGCCAGCGCCGGTGAGAGGGTCAGCGAGTTGATGGCGGAGATCACCGTCGAAATGGCGATGGTGACGGCGAACTGCTTGTAGAACTGGCCGGTAACGCCCGAAAGGAACGCCATCGGCACGAACACCGCACACAGCACCACGGCGATGGCGATGATCGGGCCGGAGACTTCGCGCATCGCCTGGTGCGCCGCCGCCAGCGGCGATAGCCCCTCTTCGATATTACGCTCTACGTTTTCCACCACCACGATGGCGTCATCCACCACGATGCCGATCGCCAGCACCAGCCCGAACAGGCTGAGGGTATTGAGCGAGAAGCCCAGCAGATACAGCGCCGCGAAGGTGCCCACCACGGAGATCGGTACCGCCAGCAGCGGAATGATCGAGGCGCGCCAGGTCTGCAGGAACAGAATGACCACCAGCACCACCAGGATCACCGCTTCCAGCAGGGTATCGACCACCGCGCTGATCGAATCGCGCACGAACACCGTCGGATCGTAAGGCGATTTCCAGCTCATGCCGTCCGGAAAGCGGGTCGCCAGCTCGGCCATCTTGCCGCGCACTGCGTCCGACAGCTCGATGGCGTTGGCGCCCGGCGACTGGAAGATACCGATGCCGACCGCATCCTTGTTATTGAGCTGGGCGCGCAGCGCGTAGCTGCCGGAGCCCATTTCGATGCGCGCCACGTCGCGCAGCCGCACGATCTCGCCGTTGTCGCCGCTCTTGAGGATGATGTTGCCGAACTCTTCTTCGGTTTGCAGGCGGCCCTGGGCGTTGATCGACAGCAGATAGTCGCTGCGCGTCGGCATCGGCTCCGCGCCGAGCTGGCCGGCGGAGACCTGCACGTTCTGCTCCTGCATGGCGCTTACTACGTCGGAGGCGGTCAGGCCACGCGCGGCGACCTTGTTCGGATCGAGCCAGATGCGCATCGCATACTCACCGGCGCCGAAGATCTGCACCTGGCCGACGCCCGGCAGGCGAGCCAGCTCATCCTTGACCTTCAGGGTGGCGTAGTTACGCAGGTACAGCGAATCGTACTTGCCGGAAGGCGATACCAGATGTACCACCAACGTCAGCGCCGGGGACTGCTTCTGGGTGGTGATGCCCTGGCGGCGCACGTCTTCCGGCAGGCGCGCTTCGGCCTGCGCCACGCGGTTTTGCACCTGTACCTGCGCCTGATCGGGATCGGTGCCGGGGCGGAAGGTGACGGTGGTCACCAGCACGCCGTCGGAACCGGCGACCGATTTCATGTACATCATGTTTTCGACGCCGTTGATCGCTTCTTCCAGCGGCGTGGCCACCGTTTCAGCGATCTCTTTCGGGTTGGCGCCCGGATATTCTGCGCGCACCTGCACGCTGGGCGGCACCACGTCCGGGTACTCGCTGATCGGCAGCAGCGGGATGGCGATCGCTCCGGCGACAAAAATCAGGATCGACAGCACTGCGGCAAAGATCGGCCGGTCGATGAAAAAACGGGAAAAGTCCATGGGTCAGAAGTCTCTGCTGGGAGCTTAGTTGAGTGCGGAAGCGATGGGGTTCATGGCGACGGCTTTCGCGTCGACCGGCATGCCCGGCATAAACACTTTCTGCATGCCGTCGACGATCACCCGATCGCCGTTTGCCAACCCTTTCTGCACGATGCGCAATCCTTCGGCCATGCGGCCCACGTCGATGTCGCGGCGCTGCGCCTTGCCGTCTTTGTCGACGATGTAAACGAATTTGCGGTTCTGGTCGGTCATCACCGCTTTGTCGTCGATCAACATGGCGTTGAACTCGGCGCTGCCGGGCATCTGCACCCGGGCGAACAGCCCCGGCGTGAAGCGGCGATCGCGGTTGTCGAGCAGGGCGCGCATGCGAATGGTGCCGGTACCGGCGTTAAGCTGGTTATCGGTGAAGTCCACCAGCCCTTGATGCGGAGTGCCGTCTTCGCCCACCAGGCCGACCTTCACCGGCAGGCGCGCGTCCTGCCGGCCCTGCTGTTGATAGCGCAGGAAGGTGGCTTCATCCACGTCGAAATAGACGTAGACCTTGTCGAGCGATACCAGCGTCGTCAATACGCTGGCGCTGTCGCCGGCGGTGACCAGGTTGCCGGCGGTGATCATCGCGCGGCTGGCGCGCCCGTCAATCGGCGCCGTAACGCGGGTAAAGTCGAGATTCAGCTGCGCCATATCGAGCTGGGCCTGCGCCGCCAGCACGTTGCTTTGTGCCTGAGCGGCGGATGACCGGCGTTGCTCCCAGACTTCCTGTGAGATGGCCTGAGTGCCGATCAGTTTCTCGGTGCGCGAGGATTCGCTGCGTGCCAGGGCGGCCTGGTTGCGTGCTCGCACCAGCTCGGCCTGCGCCTGCTCGCGCGCGGCGCGGTAGGTACGATCGTCGATGGTGAACAGTACCTGGCCTTTCTTCACCTCGTCGCCTTCGGTGTAGTTGACTCGTTCGATGTAGCCGGAGACCCGCGGGCGCAGCTGCACGCTTTGCACTGCTTCGACCCGGCCGTTGAACGCATCCCATTGGCTGATGGGCTTGACCACTACGCTGGCGGCGCTGACCACCGGCGGCGGTGGCGGGGCGTTATGCGCGACGCTGTTGTCGCACCCGGCGAGCAGGGTGGCCAGCAGCGCCACCCCGGAGAGCCGCTGGCCCAGAGCGACGGCGCGCGTGCGGCCGCCGGCGTTGAACGATGAGTTTGGTTGATTTGCCATTATTTTTATTCCGATAAGTAAGCGCGGTCAGGCCCCATACCCGGCCCTGTTCTCCGGGATTCGCCCCCGCGCCGGCATACGGTGAGGGGGCGGCTGCACCGTGCAGCGGCGCAGCGTTAGGTTTTGAAACACATTGGTGTCACATTAATGTATCAATATCGGTTACATTAATTGGGTGGAGTATAGTGGCGGCTTTCTGGTAAATGCAATAATAAAAATTGCATTTAAAGCGAAACTGTTGCAACGTATGTGCATCGGGCAGAGGGTGACCCTGCCGAATGATGGGAGCATCAGCATGAACACTACGGGCTTTATTACCGATTTGAAGGCGTGGATCGACAACAATCTGGAAGAAAAACTGGATATCAACACCGTGGCGGACCGCGCGGGCTATTCCAAATGGCATCTGCAGCGCATGTTCAAACGCCAGACCGGCTACGCGCTGGGGGAGTATATCCGCATGCAAAAACTGAAAGTGTCGGCGGAGCGCCTGGCCAACAGCGGCGAGCCTATCGTCAGCGTGGCGATTTCGCTCGGCTTCGACTCACAGCAGTCGTTCAACCGCAGCTTCAAACGTCAATTTGGCCAAACGCCGGGCGACTGGCGCCGCGCGTTGGCGCAGCCGGCGTCCATGGGGCGCACGCACCACTGAGCGGTTGGGGAGTGGGGATAAAAAAGCCTGAATATTGTTCGGGCTTTTTTTGTGTGAGTAAAGAGGGATTGATTCGCTGCGCTCACCCTACGGGCCGCCGTTGGCGGTCCAAAACGCGGGCGTTTTGTCGAACCCTGTCGAGGGTTCTCACCCTCCCGGTCGGTGCGCTATGCATACAAAAAAGCCTGAACTTTCGCTCAGGCTTTCTCGTTAGAATATGGCGGTGAGGGAGGGATTCGAACCCTCGATACACTTTCGCGTATACACACTTTCCAGGCGTGCTCCTTCAGCCACTCGGACACCTCACCATATTTTTTGTTGCGAAATCATCGCTGCAACGGGGCGCTACTATAGGGAGTGGGGCCGATCCGGTCAAGAATAATTTCTGTGTTTTTGTTCGTCCGCTCAAGCCGTGTGCACTTTGCTGAAAACTGCGGCGAACAATAGGGCAGAAGTCATGAAAGGGCGAGAAAATCAGGGGTAGGGTTCGTGGATAACCGGCGGAAATGGGAATCACGGTCGCAGAGGGGCAAAGATGCTCGCCCCTCTCGGCGGTGCACCATGCAAAAAAAAAGCCTGGACGCGAATCCAGGCTTTCTCTTTAAATTTGGCGGTGAGAGAGGGCTTGATTCGCTGCGCTCACCCTGCGGGCCGCCGTTGGCGGTCCAAAACGCTGGCGTTTTGTCGAACCCTGTCGAGGCTTCTCGCCCCTCTCGGCGGTGCACCATGCAAAAAAAAGCCTGGACGCGAATCCAGGCTTTCTTTTTAAATTTGGCGGTGAGAGAGGGCTTGATTCGCTGCGCTCACCCTGCGGGCCGCCGTTGGCGGTCCAAAACGCTGGCGTTTTGTCGAACCCTGTCGAGGCTTCTCGCCCCTCTCGGCGGTGCACCATGCAAAAAAAAGCCTGGACGCGAATCCAGGCTTTCTTTTTAAATTTGGCGGTGAGAGAGGGGTTCGAACCCTCGATACACTTTCGCGTATACACACTTTCCAGGCGTGCTCCTTCAGCCACTCAGACACCTCACCGTTTTGTTGTCGAAAACGCGTTGCGCTGTCGACGGGCGCTAATGTAGGAGAATCTGATCTCAGCGTCAACCCTCTTATTTCATTCTCATGACCGTTTAGCCAAACTTGCAGCAATTTGCTGATTTACCGAACGATATTCCCACTCGCGGCCGCCGGCGGACAGGGCAGGCAGCGGTTGGTATCCATAAAAGACGATTGTTTGACCTTTTTCTGTACGGATAGCTCAATATATCGCCATTGAGATGGGGTTGTTTGCTATTATATGCATTAATACTGGATTATTAGTCAGATGTGTCGCTAAATGGAATCATGTCGGCACGGCGTTTTTGGCAAGGAACATCACGTCGCCGCGCAGATTGCCGGGTGACAGGCCGGCGATATCGCAGACAGGGACAGACTCATTACATAATAATGCAGTAGAGGTTCGTTTTGACTCCTTCAGATGCCATGCCGGCGCCGCAAGCGCGCCATGCCATTCCCCCCGGTGCGGGGGCGCTGTTCTTCATCCAGATCTTCGCCACGCTGGGCTTCGCCGTACTCTATTCCACGCTGGTGCTCTACGCCACCAAGCGGCTGGGCTTCAACGAAAGCAGCGCCAACGCCATGATGGGCGTGTTCGGGGCCTTCAACTATGGCCTGCACATGTTCGGCGGTTACCTCGGAGGCCGTTTCCTCAGCAACCGCAACCTGTTCGTGCTCGGCATGGTGCTGCAGGTGATCGGCTGCGCGTTGATTGCCGTGGCGGGCGTGTGGGGGTTGTACTGGGGGCTGGCGATGTTCTTGACCGGCAGCGGCCTTAACGTCACCTGCATCAATATGATGCTCACCCAGCGTTTCAAGCCGGATGACGATCGGCGCGAGTCGGCGTTCCTGTGGAACTACGCCGGTATGAACCTCGGGTTCTTCGTCGGCTTTACCGTCGCCGGTTATTTCCAACTGACGGAAAACTACCGCGCACTGTTCCTGTTCGCCACGCTGGGCAACGCGGCGGCGATCATCGTCGCCGTCTGCCGCTGGCGCATTCTGGCGGATCTCAATACCCCGCTGCACGACGCCAGCCGCAGCCAATACCGTTGGCGCATGCTGGTCGGGCTGGCGGTGCTGGTGGCGCTGGTGCCGATCATCCGGGTGATGCTGACCCACGCCGAGTTCAGCGGCCACTTCGTGATCGTGCTCGGCGCGCTGATCTTCCTGACGCTGTGTGTGGTGACGCTGCGCCACCACCCGCGTGAAGAGCGCCGCAGAATGGCGGCCTATCTGATCCTGGCGCTGGGCTCGCTGGTGTTTTGGGCGCTGTACCAGCTGGCACCGATGGGGTTGATGCTGTTCTCCGAGCACAACATCAACCTGAACGTTTACGGCATTCAGGTGGCGCCGCAGTGGATCCAGAACATCAACACGCTGGTAATCGTAGTGGGTGGCCCGCTGCTGGCCTGGTGGTTCAACCGCCTGCGCGCCCGCGGTTGCAACATCGACATTCCGCTGCAGTTCTCCGGATCGCTGTTCTGCATCGGCTTGGGCATGCTGGTGCTGCCGCTGGGCATCAGCATGGCGGGCGGCGACGGGCTGGTGGCATTCAAATGGATCGTTATCAGCTATGTGCTGCAAAGCGTCGGTGAATTGATGATCTCGCCGATCGGTTACGCGATGATTGGCAAGCTGGCGCCGCCGCGCTATCAGGGCGTGATGATGGGCTGCTGGATGATGGTGACCGGCGTCGCCTCGGTGCTGGCGGGCTACGTCTCCGGCCTGATGCCGGAAAACAGCGGCAGCACGCCGCTGCAAACTAACCCCGGCTACAGCGAAATCTTCAGCGCGTTGGGCTGGGGGGCGACGGGCGTCGGCGTGGCGATGCTGATTTTAATTCCGCTGCTGCGGCGCCTTATCCGGCGCGACGGCCCGTCTGCCGCCTGATTGGCGAGCGTGCACAACAGCCCCACTGGTCGGGGCTGTTTTTATTTTGGGCTTTAACGCTTGCATCCGGCGGCGAATCGCGGAAGGCTGGAGGAAAACCAATAAAAACAAACGGGAGCCCGCAGTATGAACATCATTTATTACCACCCCTTGTTTAACGCCCAGGAATGGCTGGCCGGCATCAAGCAACGCCTGCCGCAGGCCGAGATCCGCGAGTGGCAGCGCGGCGACGATCGGCCGGCCGATTATGCGCTGGTGTGGCGCCCACCGCACGAGATGCTGGCTAACCGCCGCGATCTGAAAGCGGTGTTCGCCCTTGGCGCCGGCGTTGACGCCATTCTCGATCAGGAGCGCAAACACCCTGGCACGCTGCCCGCCGGCGTGCCGCTGCTGCGGCTGGAGGATACCGGCATGGCGCAGCAGATGCAGGAATATGCGTTGAGCTATGTGCTTCGCTATTTCCGCCGTTTCGACGAGTATCAGGCGCTGCAGCAGCGGCAGGAATGGCAGCCGCTCGATCCGCACTCGCTGGATGATTTCACCATCGGTATCCTCGGCGCCGGCGTGCTGGGGCAGAGCGTGGCGCGCAAGCTGACCGAGTTTGGCTTTAGCGTGCGCTGCTGGAGCCGCAGCGCCAAACAGATCGACGGCGTGCAGAGCTTCGCCGGAGAGGCGCAGCGCGCGGCCTTCCTCGACGGCGTCAAATTGGTGATCAACCTGCTGCCCAATACGCCGGAAACTGTCGGCATTCTCAACCGCGAGCTGTTCGCTCAGCTGCAGCCGGGCGCCTATCTCATCAACATCGCGCGCGGCGCGCACCTGATTGAAGCCGATCTGTTGGCGGCGCTGGAGCAGGGGCAGCTGGCTGCCGCCACGCTG
The sequence above is drawn from the Serratia sp. FDAARGOS_506 genome and encodes:
- the ycfP gene encoding alpha/beta hydrolase YcfP, which translates into the protein MIIYLHGFDSTSPGNHEKVLQLQFIDPDVRFISYSTLHPRHDMQHLLKEVDKAVQQGGDAHPLICGVGLGGFWAERIGFLCGIRQAMFNPNLYPEEHMHGKIDRPEEYRDIATKCVEDFREKNRDRCLVVLSRHDEVLDNRRSAELLHHYYEIVWDEQQTHKFKNISPHLQRIKAFKALG
- a CDS encoding NAD(P)/FAD-dependent oxidoreductase, which codes for MTTPKKKIVIVGGGAGGLELATSLGHKLGRKNKAEITLVDRNHSHLWKPLLHEVATGSLDDGVDALSYLAHARNHHFSFQLGSLTNINRETQTLQLAQICDEQGGELVPARELPYDILVMALGSTSNDFGTPGVKEHCIFLDNPHQARRFHNEMLNLFLKFSAQPGQKERVNIAIVGGGATGVELSAELHNAVKQLHSYGFEGLDNSALNVTLVEAGERILPALPPRISAAAHQELIKLGVRVLTNTMVTSADAKGLNTKGGEFIDADLMVWAAGIKAPDFMKDIGGLETNRINQLVVEPTLQTTRDPNIFAIGDCASCPKEGGGFVPPRAQSAHQMASRCATNILALMNGQTLKPYVYKDHGSLVSLSRFSTVGSLMGNLMRGSMMVEGRIARFVYISLYRMHQVALHGYIKTGLMMLVGGINRVIRPRLKMH
- a CDS encoding glycine zipper 2TM domain-containing protein: MNKSMLAGVGIGIAAALGIAAVASLDVFSAGPQYAQVLAATPIKETIKTPRQECRNVTVTHRAPVQDENRIAGSVLGAVAGGVIGHQFGGGRGRDVATVVGALGGGYAGNQVQGAMQNNDVTTSVQQRCRTVYDKSQKMLGYDVTYKIGNQQGKIRMDHDPGTQIPLDKNGQLVLNRA
- the sdeB gene encoding multidrug efflux RND transporter permease subunit SdeB; this translates as MDFSRFFIDRPIFAAVLSILIFVAGAIAIPLLPISEYPDVVPPSVQVRAEYPGANPKEIAETVATPLEEAINGVENMMYMKSVAGSDGVLVTTVTFRPGTDPDQAQVQVQNRVAQAEARLPEDVRRQGITTQKQSPALTLVVHLVSPSGKYDSLYLRNYATLKVKDELARLPGVGQVQIFGAGEYAMRIWLDPNKVAARGLTASDVVSAMQEQNVQVSAGQLGAEPMPTRSDYLLSINAQGRLQTEEEFGNIILKSGDNGEIVRLRDVARIEMGSGSYALRAQLNNKDAVGIGIFQSPGANAIELSDAVRGKMAELATRFPDGMSWKSPYDPTVFVRDSISAVVDTLLEAVILVVLVVILFLQTWRASIIPLLAVPISVVGTFAALYLLGFSLNTLSLFGLVLAIGIVVDDAIVVVENVERNIEEGLSPLAAAHQAMREVSGPIIAIAVVLCAVFVPMAFLSGVTGQFYKQFAVTIAISTVISAINSLTLSPALAARLLKPHGAPKDLPSRLIDRLFGWLFRPFNRFFASGSQRYQRGVSRVLGRRGAVFVVYLLLLAAAGVMFKTVPGGFIPTQDKLYLIGGVKMPEGASLERTDAVIRKMSAIGLSVDGVTDAVAFPGLNALQFTNTPNTGTVFFALESLSTRTRTAAQINAEINARISQIQEGFAFSIMPPPILGIGQGSGYSLYVQDRGGLGYGALQTAINTMSGAIMQTPGMGFPISSYQANVPQLDAKIDRDKAKAQGVPLNALFSTLQTYLGSSYINDFNRYGRTWKVMAQADGQFRDSVEDIANLRTRNDKGEMVPIGSMVSIGTTYGPDPVIRYNGFPAADLIGDADPRVLSSTQAMGALTQMAGKLLPNGMNIQWTDLSYQQSTQGNAALVVFPVAVLLAFLALAALYESWTLPLAVILIVPMTMLSALFGVWLTGGDNNVFVQVGLVVLMGLACKNAILIVEFARELEMQGKGIVEAALEACRLRLRPIVMTSIAFIAGTIPLILGHGAGAEVRGVTGITVFSGMLGVTLFGLFLTPVFYVTLRRLVARRSQPQTA
- the sdeA gene encoding multidrug efflux RND transporter periplasmic adaptor subunit SdeA; amino-acid sequence: MANQPNSSFNAGGRTRAVALGQRLSGVALLATLLAGCDNSVAHNAPPPPPVVSAASVVVKPISQWDAFNGRVEAVQSVQLRPRVSGYIERVNYTEGDEVKKGQVLFTIDDRTYRAAREQAQAELVRARNQAALARSESSRTEKLIGTQAISQEVWEQRRSSAAQAQSNVLAAQAQLDMAQLNLDFTRVTAPIDGRASRAMITAGNLVTAGDSASVLTTLVSLDKVYVYFDVDEATFLRYQQQGRQDARLPVKVGLVGEDGTPHQGLVDFTDNQLNAGTGTIRMRALLDNRDRRFTPGLFARVQMPGSAEFNAMLIDDKAVMTDQNRKFVYIVDKDGKAQRRDIDVGRMAEGLRIVQKGLANGDRVIVDGMQKVFMPGMPVDAKAVAMNPIASALN
- a CDS encoding Rrf2 family transcriptional regulator, whose amino-acid sequence is MLDFRFPTALQMVLSVAVAEKQGMRSTSATLAATLEDNPSFIRKLMVPLTKDGIIVSTLGRNGSIHLGRPAEEITLRDIYLAVIDDKRIWASRPEVPARCLVSANACWYFKSVVNEAEQASLAVLARHTVADSLAELERGDKRACAEYAAAQEAEAAGK